In Synechococcus sp. A18-25c, a single window of DNA contains:
- a CDS encoding carbohydrate porin — MLQSPENDLFPFGLQDTKLSSNFRGRLVACLVVLGAAGTVSTAQSARSEIVETRDQQDHAGREPPVQVAREFQAEKSNTHKSLQKKANDLRLEYVAQQTNNLNTAEALPTISLQEGWNLNQALSMPEWFELNASILSQNNASFSSPQVQPTSSNLFNLGFRLMPLEAVRNGFSWQRDSTSPEQQAHQSFQSKIAINALFTQRAGQILSSSIPNQLNTQWNFGNGPIARLNYLNLEYKAEGELISMVKLGKLMQAQDFTVNPIQCYFSNFGLCGWAEGVPSMIDIPGNPFNSYGAVVAFGDSNNVNLRYGIYQIAPDTFAPKYHGLDFRFNQGNGVAHFAELRVPILTKAQIPVQVSQQNHISKASSWDQANAIYQSNLPPGTITLGGWLGSGSFQTVADSESADSTNNGAYGIFSLRIPGFSLGLDHRIFLSGGLGFNPDVQKFYSGGQAGLVIEGLLPKRPFDTFSIGTSYASFNSDYFLLGLVPETYTPGTEWATELNYSFNLNQSLKLMPNIQFIVNPGGDPGVSPAVVAGFQVWLFF; from the coding sequence TTGCTGCAATCTCCGGAGAATGATTTGTTTCCCTTCGGCTTGCAGGATACGAAGCTTTCCAGCAATTTTCGAGGTCGGTTGGTGGCTTGTCTTGTTGTGTTGGGGGCAGCGGGAACTGTTTCAACAGCGCAGTCTGCTCGTTCTGAAATTGTTGAAACGAGGGATCAACAAGACCATGCTGGTCGCGAGCCACCTGTTCAGGTTGCAAGAGAATTCCAAGCGGAAAAAAGCAATACTCATAAAAGCCTTCAAAAGAAGGCCAATGATCTCCGTCTTGAATATGTCGCTCAACAGACAAATAACCTCAATACGGCTGAAGCACTTCCGACCATTTCATTGCAGGAGGGATGGAATTTAAATCAAGCATTATCAATGCCGGAGTGGTTTGAACTTAATGCTTCGATTTTGAGCCAAAATAATGCGTCGTTTTCTTCCCCACAGGTTCAACCGACTTCGTCAAATCTTTTTAATTTGGGCTTTCGTTTGATGCCTCTAGAGGCGGTGAGAAATGGTTTTTCTTGGCAGCGGGACTCAACGTCGCCTGAACAGCAAGCTCATCAATCATTTCAATCGAAGATTGCTATCAATGCCCTTTTTACGCAGCGCGCTGGACAGATTCTTTCCTCATCGATACCAAATCAACTGAATACGCAGTGGAATTTCGGGAATGGTCCAATAGCGCGCCTCAATTATTTAAATTTAGAATATAAAGCCGAAGGTGAGTTAATTTCGATGGTGAAATTAGGAAAATTAATGCAGGCCCAAGATTTTACTGTTAATCCGATTCAATGTTATTTTTCTAATTTTGGTCTTTGTGGTTGGGCAGAAGGGGTTCCTTCAATGATTGATATACCTGGCAATCCTTTCAATAGCTATGGCGCGGTTGTGGCTTTTGGCGATTCAAACAATGTTAACTTAAGATATGGCATCTACCAGATCGCACCGGATACATTCGCACCTAAATATCATGGTCTGGATTTTAGATTTAATCAGGGAAACGGAGTGGCGCATTTCGCAGAGCTGCGCGTCCCGATTTTGACCAAGGCGCAAATACCTGTACAAGTTAGTCAGCAAAATCATATTTCAAAAGCTTCTTCTTGGGACCAGGCGAATGCAATCTACCAATCTAACTTGCCTCCTGGGACGATCACTTTAGGTGGATGGCTTGGGTCCGGATCATTTCAAACTGTGGCAGACTCAGAGTCTGCTGACTCTACAAATAACGGTGCCTATGGGATCTTTAGCTTGAGGATCCCAGGGTTTTCTTTGGGTTTGGATCATCGAATTTTTCTGAGTGGTGGTTTGGGTTTCAATCCTGATGTGCAAAAGTTTTACTCAGGCGGACAGGCTGGGTTGGTGATAGAGGGTTTGTTACCTAAACGACCTTTTGATACATTTAGCATTGGAACTAGCTATGCTTCATTTAACAGTGATTATTTCTTGCTTGGCTTAGTTCCAGAGACATATACTCCTGGAACTGAATGGGCAACTGAACTAAATTATAGCTTTAATCTCAATCAAAGTCTTAAACTGATGCCTAACATTCAGTTTATTGTTAATCCAGGTGGCGATCCTGGTGTTTCGCCTGCCGTCGTTGCAGGATTTCAGGTTTGGCTCTTTTTCTAG
- a CDS encoding ATP-binding protein translates to MSNTIREQSLEKYEAPASMEFWDDFTNFASEQINDLLVDESRAYKLRLAYEELISNIIRYANDGKQQNSEATKLEVSLVLKTIDAERWLILQTKDTGTQFNPHFYHRSPVDTDQPVAERQIGGLGLFLIEQSVDKATYDWIDNKNIYQLKMCCSAH, encoded by the coding sequence ATGAGCAATACGATAAGAGAGCAAAGTCTCGAAAAATATGAAGCGCCAGCCTCAATGGAATTCTGGGACGACTTTACTAATTTTGCAAGTGAACAAATTAATGATTTACTTGTGGATGAATCCCGTGCGTATAAGTTGAGGCTTGCCTATGAAGAATTAATCTCCAATATTATTCGATATGCAAATGATGGCAAGCAACAGAACAGTGAGGCCACCAAACTAGAGGTATCACTTGTTCTAAAAACTATTGATGCAGAGCGATGGCTTATTTTACAAACAAAAGATACGGGCACTCAATTCAATCCACACTTTTATCACCGATCGCCCGTTGATACAGATCAGCCAGTTGCTGAGAGACAAATTGGCGGTCTTGGACTGTTCCTGATTGAACAATCAGTCGACAAAGCAACATACGACTGGATCGACAACAAGAATATTTACCAACTAAAAATGTGCTGCTCCGCACATTAA
- the aspS gene encoding aspartate--tRNA ligase — MRSNGCGDLREQTIDKQVQLCGWVDRRRDHGGVIFIDLRDRSGTVQITVDPDLGAEAFAVAEHLRSETVLQVEGIVRARPAESLNDKLATGAVEVLASGITVLNSVKGNLPFPVSVHDEENTREELRLRHRYLDLRRKRMNDNLRLRAQTIQAARRFLEDEGFIEVETPVLTRSTPEGARDYVLPSRVCGGDWFALPQSPQLFKQLLMVGGIERYYQVARCFRDEDLRADRQPEFTQLDIEMSFMDQEQILELNESLICAIWKAVKGIELPRPFPRMTWHDAMDRYGTDRPDTRYGMELTNVSDIVKDMGFKVFSGAVKSGGAVKCIAVPGGNDALSNVRIKPGGDVFSEAQKAGAGGLAFIRVRDGGEIDTIGAIKDNLSDEQKQELLSRTGAEPGTLLLFGAGDTATVNKALDRIRQYLAKELGMVKADQDNDQWNFLWVVDFPMFEFNNDENRYEALHHPFCAPNDEDLGNDASQWADTLPGARAQAYDLVLNGLELGGGSLRIHDSALQRQVLQTVGLPLEEAQEQFGFLMDALDVGAPPHGGLAFGVDRMVMLLAGEESIRDTIAFPKTQQARCLMTNAPGGVADKQLEELHVASTWVDPSEEKQD, encoded by the coding sequence ATGCGCAGCAACGGTTGCGGCGACCTGCGAGAGCAGACCATCGACAAGCAGGTGCAACTGTGCGGCTGGGTGGATCGACGCCGCGATCACGGTGGGGTGATCTTCATTGACCTCAGAGACCGCAGCGGCACGGTGCAGATCACCGTTGACCCGGATCTGGGAGCCGAAGCGTTCGCTGTCGCCGAACATCTCCGCAGCGAAACCGTGTTGCAGGTTGAGGGAATAGTTCGAGCCCGTCCCGCTGAATCCCTCAACGACAAGCTCGCGACAGGCGCTGTGGAGGTGCTGGCCAGTGGCATCACTGTGCTGAACAGCGTCAAGGGCAACCTGCCGTTCCCCGTGTCGGTGCACGACGAGGAAAACACCCGCGAAGAGCTGCGTCTGCGTCACCGCTATCTGGATCTGCGCCGCAAGCGCATGAACGACAACCTGCGCCTGCGGGCCCAGACCATCCAGGCCGCTAGACGCTTTCTTGAGGACGAAGGTTTCATCGAGGTGGAGACGCCGGTGCTGACCCGCTCCACTCCTGAGGGCGCCCGTGACTACGTGCTGCCCAGCCGGGTCTGCGGCGGCGACTGGTTTGCTCTGCCCCAGTCCCCCCAGTTGTTCAAGCAGCTGCTGATGGTGGGCGGCATCGAGCGCTATTACCAGGTGGCCCGCTGTTTCCGCGACGAAGACCTGCGCGCCGACCGACAGCCGGAATTCACCCAGCTGGACATCGAGATGAGCTTTATGGATCAGGAGCAGATCCTGGAGCTGAACGAATCGCTGATCTGCGCGATCTGGAAAGCCGTGAAGGGCATCGAACTGCCGCGGCCCTTCCCCCGCATGACCTGGCATGACGCCATGGATCGCTACGGCACCGACAGACCCGACACCCGCTACGGCATGGAGCTCACCAACGTGAGTGACATCGTCAAAGACATGGGCTTCAAGGTGTTCAGCGGCGCCGTGAAATCCGGCGGCGCTGTGAAATGCATTGCGGTGCCCGGCGGCAACGATGCCCTCTCCAATGTGCGCATCAAACCCGGCGGCGATGTTTTCAGCGAAGCCCAGAAAGCCGGTGCCGGTGGCCTGGCCTTCATTCGCGTGCGTGACGGTGGCGAAATCGACACGATCGGCGCCATCAAGGACAATCTCAGCGATGAGCAGAAGCAGGAGCTGCTCAGCCGCACTGGCGCAGAACCCGGCACCCTGCTGCTCTTCGGCGCCGGCGACACCGCCACGGTGAACAAGGCCCTCGATCGCATACGCCAGTACTTGGCCAAGGAGCTGGGCATGGTCAAAGCCGACCAAGACAACGATCAGTGGAATTTCCTCTGGGTGGTGGACTTCCCGATGTTCGAGTTCAACAACGACGAGAACCGTTATGAGGCCTTGCACCACCCCTTCTGTGCCCCCAACGACGAGGATCTCGGCAACGATGCATCGCAATGGGCCGACACCCTGCCCGGGGCTCGGGCCCAGGCCTACGACCTGGTGCTGAATGGCCTTGAGCTCGGCGGTGGCTCCCTGCGCATCCATGACTCCGCCCTACAGCGTCAGGTTTTGCAGACCGTTGGTCTGCCCCTCGAGGAGGCCCAAGAACAGTTCGGCTTCCTGATGGACGCATTGGATGTAGGCGCACCTCCCCACGGCGGCTTGGCCTTCGGTGTGGACCGCATGGTGATGCTGCTGGCGGGAGAGGAATCAATCCGCGACACCATTGCCTTCCCCAAGACCCAACAGGCGCGCTGCTTGATGACCAATGCCCCGGGGGGCGTGGCCGACAAGCAGCTGGAAGAGCTGCATGTGGCCAGCACCTGGGTGGATCCAAGCGAAGAAAAGCAGGACTAG
- a CDS encoding CTP synthase, whose translation MAKFVFVTGGVVSSIGKGIVAASLGRLLKSRGYSVSILKLDPYLNVDPGTMSPFQHGEVFVTEDGAETDLDLGHYERFTDTAMSRLNSVTTGSIYQSVINKERRGDYNGGTVQVIPHITGEIRDRIHRVAANSNADVVITEIGGTVGDIESLPFLEAIREFRGDVGRHDLAYIHVTLLPYIGTSGELKTKPTQHSVKELRSIGIQPDVLVCRSDREINDELKRKIGGFCGVPERAVIPSLDADSIYAVPLTLEDQGLCREVLDVLQLQDHDSDMTRWAQLVHKLRNPGPTVKVALVGKYVQLNDAYLSVVEALRHACIAQDASLDLHWICAEQIEADGADTLLKGMDAVVVPGGFGNRGVDGKVAAIRWAREQRVPFLGLCLGMQTAVIEWARNQAGLTGASSAELDPDTAHPVIHLLPEQQDVVDLGGTMRLGVYPCRIAEGSMAERLYGDEVVYERHRHRYEFNNAYRNLFLESGYRISGTSPDGRLVELIELPGHPFFTACQYHPEFLSRPGQPHPLFRGLIEAAQQRLPSSPSEALRQQSNSSVVSGSPQGSLNS comes from the coding sequence ATGGCCAAGTTCGTCTTCGTCACCGGTGGAGTGGTCTCCAGCATCGGGAAGGGCATCGTGGCCGCAAGCCTGGGACGGCTGCTGAAGTCACGTGGATACAGCGTGTCCATCCTGAAACTGGATCCGTATCTCAACGTGGACCCGGGCACGATGAGTCCGTTCCAGCACGGCGAGGTGTTCGTCACTGAAGACGGCGCCGAGACCGATCTCGACCTAGGGCATTACGAACGTTTCACCGACACGGCGATGTCACGCCTGAACAGCGTGACCACGGGCTCGATCTATCAATCGGTGATTAATAAGGAACGCCGAGGCGATTACAACGGCGGCACCGTTCAGGTGATTCCGCACATCACAGGTGAGATCCGCGATCGCATTCACCGCGTAGCAGCCAACAGCAATGCCGACGTGGTGATTACCGAGATCGGCGGCACAGTCGGCGACATTGAATCGCTGCCATTTCTGGAAGCCATTCGTGAATTCCGGGGTGATGTCGGCCGCCATGACCTGGCCTACATCCACGTCACCCTGCTGCCTTACATCGGCACCTCCGGAGAACTGAAGACCAAGCCCACCCAGCACTCGGTGAAAGAGCTCCGTTCAATTGGCATCCAACCCGATGTTCTGGTGTGCCGCAGCGACCGAGAAATCAACGACGAGCTCAAGCGCAAGATCGGGGGCTTCTGCGGAGTGCCGGAGCGGGCTGTGATCCCGTCGCTCGATGCCGACAGCATCTATGCCGTACCACTCACCCTGGAAGACCAAGGGCTCTGCCGTGAAGTTCTGGATGTGCTCCAGCTACAGGATCACGACAGCGACATGACACGCTGGGCGCAGCTGGTGCACAAACTTCGCAACCCCGGCCCCACCGTCAAAGTGGCCCTGGTGGGCAAATATGTGCAGCTCAATGATGCCTACTTGTCGGTGGTGGAAGCGTTGCGGCATGCCTGCATCGCCCAGGACGCCTCCCTGGATCTGCACTGGATCTGTGCCGAGCAGATCGAAGCTGATGGAGCCGACACACTGCTCAAGGGCATGGATGCAGTGGTGGTGCCCGGAGGCTTCGGCAACCGCGGCGTCGATGGCAAGGTGGCGGCGATCCGCTGGGCCCGAGAGCAGCGGGTGCCCTTCCTTGGCCTCTGCCTGGGCATGCAGACAGCCGTCATCGAATGGGCCCGAAACCAGGCCGGCCTCACTGGTGCCTCCAGCGCAGAACTCGATCCCGACACGGCCCACCCGGTGATTCACCTGCTGCCAGAACAGCAGGATGTGGTCGACCTTGGCGGCACGATGCGCCTAGGGGTTTACCCCTGCAGGATCGCCGAGGGTTCCATGGCCGAACGGCTTTACGGCGATGAAGTGGTGTATGAGCGCCATCGTCATCGCTACGAGTTCAACAACGCGTACCGCAATCTGTTCCTGGAGTCGGGGTACCGCATCAGCGGCACCTCCCCTGACGGACGCCTGGTGGAACTGATTGAACTACCAGGCCATCCCTTCTTCACTGCCTGTCAGTACCACCCTGAATTCCTTTCAAGGCCCGGACAACCCCACCCACTGTTCCG
- a CDS encoding PP2C family protein-serine/threonine phosphatase: protein MKIKPREMLFKSAPSVRQKYWLVIVAACLGALANLHPYELYVNTSLTLGMSIALFTLFVARGWWGFAVAIPAGFMNMDYLGRYYSFIIYMIEMLSLTYFINSRSGNRLLEKGHIIIVGFLFWLLIGAPLHYLAHYFLVGLTHIEAFTLAEKTLLNGVVNILIAFIAYSALALLQNKREMERAAVSIQALTLSTVYSLIVFISLFTASTLFKNVNTMQAKNLSVFFRDQAAYIFDTLSLSSSEEEQKKIIDYMESQNVFFRWENLKSPSEVVSTDNQDINKVIESYQPSSARTPLSRLAAELAEPPNRIRLLMPPSIDKKRLLKKIEMSYWRVRLFNDEESVTIIQRALPSFNALIGFYRSMLNTLIICLMIGIIISVLISLIIHREFVSVLKTKRTIADSNAQKDDIDEDEDIYLQLSPICEVRELADKVNERTSIIEASKKKIEELNNIAQQQLSTAGEIQQCFLGKRDEFSEKPDVSLFMRPAYNAGGDWYDIFEVNSKTYLVVADVCDKGVGAALFMSVFRSLIRYSAESLCAQNPETNEPLDEVIESVNNYMSTKHADTTMFATVFLACINRDLQQLDYILAGHEHPILLSSKGESTEFEFSGPAIGLFPDATYSIGSIKYDQGSILVGYSDGVVDARNTNNVSYGHERLMELILDLKKNDPDLKAKTITDTLIKELDEHIGEAEQFDDITAVAAIL from the coding sequence ATGAAAATAAAGCCACGGGAAATGCTCTTTAAATCTGCCCCGTCCGTGCGCCAAAAGTATTGGCTTGTCATCGTGGCAGCCTGTCTAGGTGCACTTGCCAATTTGCATCCCTATGAGCTCTACGTCAATACGAGTTTGACGCTTGGCATGAGCATCGCTCTCTTCACGCTCTTCGTAGCAAGAGGCTGGTGGGGATTTGCTGTTGCAATCCCTGCAGGTTTCATGAACATGGATTATCTGGGTCGCTATTACTCATTTATAATTTACATGATTGAAATGCTATCTCTTACCTATTTCATTAACAGTCGTTCTGGAAATCGTCTTTTAGAAAAAGGGCACATTATTATTGTTGGGTTCCTATTTTGGTTATTGATCGGTGCACCACTCCATTACCTTGCGCATTACTTTCTAGTCGGCCTGACTCATATTGAAGCTTTTACGCTAGCAGAAAAGACCCTTTTGAATGGTGTTGTCAACATATTGATCGCATTCATTGCTTATTCAGCTCTCGCCTTATTGCAGAATAAACGAGAGATGGAACGAGCGGCTGTCTCAATTCAAGCCTTAACGCTATCGACTGTTTACAGCCTGATTGTCTTTATTTCACTGTTTACGGCTTCTACGCTTTTCAAAAATGTAAACACAATGCAAGCTAAGAATCTTTCAGTATTTTTTCGCGATCAAGCTGCATACATTTTTGATACTTTAAGTCTAAGCAGCTCAGAGGAAGAGCAAAAGAAAATTATTGACTATATGGAGTCACAAAATGTGTTTTTCAGATGGGAGAATCTAAAGTCTCCTAGTGAGGTTGTATCAACAGATAATCAAGATATCAATAAGGTCATCGAATCCTATCAACCGTCATCAGCTCGAACACCACTCTCACGTCTAGCTGCTGAACTGGCGGAGCCTCCGAACAGGATCAGATTATTAATGCCTCCGAGCATCGATAAAAAACGTTTGCTGAAAAAAATTGAGATGAGTTATTGGAGAGTACGACTCTTTAACGATGAAGAATCCGTAACCATCATTCAACGCGCTCTACCAAGTTTTAACGCTCTGATCGGCTTTTACCGAAGCATGTTAAATACTTTGATCATATGCCTGATGATCGGAATCATCATCAGTGTCCTCATATCATTAATAATCCACAGAGAATTCGTTTCTGTTTTAAAAACTAAACGGACAATTGCTGATTCCAATGCCCAAAAAGACGACATTGATGAAGACGAAGACATCTACTTACAGTTATCCCCAATATGTGAAGTTCGAGAACTTGCAGATAAGGTCAATGAAAGAACATCAATCATCGAAGCTAGTAAAAAGAAGATTGAAGAGCTAAACAATATTGCACAACAGCAATTAAGCACGGCAGGCGAAATCCAACAATGCTTTCTTGGCAAGCGAGACGAGTTTTCTGAAAAACCAGATGTCAGTCTATTCATGCGCCCTGCATACAATGCAGGCGGAGATTGGTATGATATTTTTGAGGTGAATTCTAAAACCTATCTTGTTGTCGCAGATGTTTGCGACAAAGGTGTAGGTGCAGCATTATTTATGTCTGTGTTTCGGAGCCTCATTCGATATTCTGCAGAATCACTCTGCGCACAGAATCCTGAAACAAATGAACCCCTCGATGAAGTCATTGAAAGTGTCAATAATTACATGAGCACGAAACATGCAGATACAACTATGTTTGCCACTGTTTTTTTAGCATGCATAAATAGAGATCTTCAACAACTAGATTATATCCTGGCAGGGCACGAACATCCGATTCTACTTAGTTCGAAAGGAGAGAGCACCGAGTTTGAATTTTCAGGGCCGGCAATTGGCTTGTTCCCTGATGCAACGTATTCCATTGGAAGCATCAAATATGATCAAGGTTCAATCTTGGTGGGCTACTCCGACGGGGTTGTCGATGCTCGGAATACTAATAATGTTTCCTACGGTCATGAACGGCTGATGGAACTTATTTTAGACCTCAAAAAGAATGACCCTGATCTAAAAGCCAAAACCATTACAGATACCCTGATCAAAGAACTGGATGAGCATATTGGAGAAGCAGAACAATTTGACGACATTACTGCTGTAGCAGCAATCCTTTAA
- a CDS encoding RNA polymerase sigma factor, RpoD/SigA family: MSDKPRSTGHAPIRWSGGNDLLRLYLQDIGRVDLLTSEEEVTLSRLVQQREKLLVQERDLSNRHAAIRVLLDLEELQLREANQVSHWPTRQEWARAAALPLEELNQQLNEGYTLWAEEVGLEAKELQRRLRDGRRARDRMIQANLRLVVAVAKKYQQRGMELLDLVQEGTLGLERAVEKFDPTRGFRFSTYAYWWIRQGITRAIATQSRTIRLPVHVTEKLNRIKRAQQEIAAEKGRLASVSDLAKELGLSEDTVRQTLARVPRSISLETRVGKDQDTQLGDLLEDGNATPEQTLTRDALHDDLELLLDELSPREAEVIRSRFGLEDDHPRTLAQIGEAMELSRERVRQIETRALLKLRQPQRRSKVRDYIQGLDS; the protein is encoded by the coding sequence TTGTCCGACAAACCACGATCGACGGGACATGCCCCGATCCGCTGGAGCGGCGGCAATGACCTGCTCCGCCTGTATCTGCAGGACATCGGTCGCGTGGACCTGCTCACCAGCGAGGAGGAGGTGACCCTCTCGCGCCTGGTGCAGCAGCGGGAGAAGCTGCTGGTGCAGGAACGTGATCTGAGCAATCGCCACGCGGCGATCCGGGTGCTCCTAGATCTGGAGGAACTGCAGCTGCGTGAAGCCAACCAGGTCAGCCACTGGCCCACCCGACAGGAATGGGCACGGGCTGCTGCACTGCCGCTGGAGGAACTGAACCAGCAACTGAACGAGGGCTACACCCTTTGGGCAGAGGAAGTGGGACTCGAGGCCAAAGAGCTGCAGCGGCGACTGCGGGATGGTCGCCGAGCCAGGGATCGCATGATCCAGGCCAATTTGCGCCTGGTGGTGGCTGTCGCCAAGAAGTATCAGCAACGGGGCATGGAGCTCCTTGACCTTGTGCAGGAAGGCACTCTCGGCCTCGAGCGGGCCGTGGAAAAATTCGATCCCACCCGCGGTTTCCGCTTCAGCACTTACGCCTATTGGTGGATCCGCCAAGGCATCACCCGAGCCATTGCCACCCAGAGCCGCACCATCCGCCTGCCGGTTCATGTCACGGAAAAGCTGAACCGAATCAAGCGGGCGCAGCAGGAAATCGCTGCTGAGAAAGGGCGCCTGGCCTCCGTGAGCGATCTGGCCAAGGAGCTGGGACTGAGCGAAGACACAGTCCGTCAGACCCTCGCGCGCGTTCCTCGGTCCATCTCACTCGAGACCCGCGTCGGCAAAGACCAGGACACCCAGCTGGGGGATCTGCTGGAAGACGGCAACGCCACACCAGAGCAAACCCTCACCCGTGATGCCCTCCACGACGATCTAGAGCTGCTTCTGGATGAACTCTCACCGCGGGAAGCGGAAGTAATCCGCAGTCGCTTCGGCCTGGAGGACGACCATCCCCGCACCCTGGCGCAGATTGGCGAAGCGATGGAACTGTCACGGGAGCGGGTGCGTCAGATCGAGACACGCGCCCTCCTCAAGCTGCGGCAACCGCAGCGACGCTCCAAGGTGCGGGACTACATCCAGGGCCTTGATTCCTGA
- a CDS encoding Dps family protein yields the protein MSSAPQIDIGINQTEREQITAGLSRLLADTYVLYGNTHGFHWNVTGPMFNTLHLMFMDQYTELWNALDVIAERIRSLGMVAPHGGSTLAGLASIKEAPQQPAALDMVRELVAGHEAVARTARGVFPLAEAASDEPTADLLTQRLQVHEKTAWMLRSLLES from the coding sequence ATGTCCAGCGCACCCCAGATCGACATCGGCATCAACCAGACCGAACGTGAGCAGATCACGGCTGGGCTGAGCCGACTGCTCGCTGACACGTACGTGCTCTACGGCAACACCCACGGGTTCCATTGGAACGTCACCGGTCCGATGTTCAACACCCTGCATCTGATGTTCATGGACCAGTACACCGAACTCTGGAACGCGTTGGACGTGATTGCTGAACGGATTCGGTCCCTCGGCATGGTGGCGCCTCATGGTGGCTCCACACTGGCGGGCTTGGCCTCGATCAAGGAAGCTCCTCAGCAACCGGCCGCCCTCGACATGGTCCGTGAACTAGTGGCTGGGCATGAAGCCGTGGCTCGCACAGCCCGCGGGGTGTTTCCCCTGGCGGAGGCGGCCAGTGACGAACCGACGGCCGACCTGCTCACCCAACGGTTGCAGGTCCATGAGAAAACGGCCTGGATGTTGCGCAGCCTGCTGGAGAGCTGA